Below is a genomic region from bacterium.
CGATGTCAAAGGTCGCGTCGCCGGTCGTCATCCGCGTCTGGTCGCGGAAGCTCCCGATGAAGCGCAGGAAGCGCCAAACGTCGGTAAAGTTCGTGGCCACGCCGATGGATGCGCGAATGGCGCCGGCGCTCTTGTGGTCCCGGTCCTGCATCATGCGCGCGAAACTGTGCAGATTGATGTCCGCCCCCAGTGCGAACCCCGCCCGCATGTCTTCCTCGGTCAGCCCTTCGGCGATCTCGCCCGTGCCGGGGTTGCAGAAGCACCCGGTGCGCAGAGAAATCCCTGCCTCCCCAGCCAGTTCCTCGACGCGCCGGTAGTCGAGCAAGTGTCCGTGCGGATCGTAGAGATTGAGCGTCACGGTCCCGCCACGCGCCCGCGTCGTCGCCGGGCCGTAGATGCGGACCATGGCGCGGCCGTCGCTGTGCCGCAGCGCCAACAGCTCCTCCAATAGCCATCCGGTCAGGCAGCGGACGCGTTCGCCGATCGTTTCGATGCCGATCGCCTGCAAATGGCGCAGTCCGATCTCGACCGCGGGGATGGCGAGGTAATTCAGCGTGCCGTCCTCGAAGCCGGCTTCGCTCGAGGCCAGGCGGTGGACCTGCCCTTGAACCGACGCAAAGTTTACCGTCCCGCCCGCGAACCAGGGACGCTTAAGCTTCGGGTACGTGGAGCGGCGGATGAGCAGGGCGCCGACGCCCGTTGGGTACCCAAACATCTTATAGAAGGAGATGCTCACGAAGTCTGGTCGCACGGCTGTCAGGTCAAGCCGACTCGTGGGCACAAACGCGGCCGCGTCGAGCAGCACGCTCCACCCTTTACGCTGGGCCGCAGCCACGACCTCGAGTGGGTGCTTGACGCCGGAGAAGTTGGACTGCGCCGGGTACGCGAACAGGTTGTCGCGCGACGGATCGGCCTGTTCGAGCAGCGTCTCCAGTCGGGCCATATCGAGGCGCAGCCCTGGCGTCACCAGCGGCGCGTAGGCCACGACCGCGCCCCTGGCTCGCGCGAATTCGCGAATCCCGTTCACGGAGTTGTGGTTGTCGAAGGTAAGCAGGTAGCGGCTGCCCGCAGCGAACGGGAACGACTCGCCAACCAGCTTCAAGGCTCCGGAGGCGTTTTGCGTGAAGACGACCACGTAGTCGTCCGCGGCGGCGTTGAAGTAGCTCAGCACATACCGGCGGGTGCGTTCGACGTGATCCGTCATAGCCTGAGAGGTCGGGTTGGCGGAGTGCGGGTTTCCGAAGACGCCCGTGCGCAGCATGTCGAAGTGCTTCTGCAGCTGCGACTCGCCGTAGAGAGAACCGCCGGTGTAGTCGAGATAGACGTGGCGCTGGTCGTCCAGCCGACGATATTCGGTTGCGCGCAGCTCGTCCAGCACGGCGGTGGCGACGTAGCCGGGGTATCGCGCCACAAAATCCGCGTACGCTTCGTCGTGGTCGACTCGCGCGTGCGGGGTCACGCCGACTATATCCACGATCCTCTCCGAGGGACGCCGGCGATGTTCCCAGTCCATGGGCTCATCGACCTTTCGGAGGTCGCACGGTAGGCACGCCGATGCGGCACGCTGGCCGGCAGCCGGTCGCAGGTGACCGCGGCCTT
It encodes:
- a CDS encoding aminotransferase class V-fold PLP-dependent enzyme → MDIVGVTPHARVDHDEAYADFVARYPGYVATAVLDELRATEYRRLDDQRHVYLDYTGGSLYGESQLQKHFDMLRTGVFGNPHSANPTSQAMTDHVERTRRYVLSYFNAAADDYVVVFTQNASGALKLVGESFPFAAGSRYLLTFDNHNSVNGIREFARARGAVVAYAPLVTPGLRLDMARLETLLEQADPSRDNLFAYPAQSNFSGVKHPLEVVAAAQRKGWSVLLDAAAFVPTSRLDLTAVRPDFVSISFYKMFGYPTGVGALLIRRSTYPKLKRPWFAGGTVNFASVQGQVHRLASSEAGFEDGTLNYLAIPAVEIGLRHLQAIGIETIGERVRCLTGWLLEELLALRHSDGRAMVRIYGPATTRARGGTVTLNLYDPHGHLLDYRRVEELAGEAGISLRTGCFCNPGTGEIAEGLTEEDMRAGFALGADINLHSFARMMQDRDHKSAGAIRASIGVATNFTDVWRFLRFIGSFRDQTRMTTGDATFDIDSCRVIRDGA